Genomic segment of Citrus sinensis cultivar Valencia sweet orange chromosome 7, DVS_A1.0, whole genome shotgun sequence:
AGGAtgtctttattctttttattttattttacaatttgctTGCTCTACTTAGTAAATGTAAttacttaataaatttaattttatcattttaaatgaccatttattttaaatatattatgtattcgaaaatatattatatgatacATATCTAATGTTTTAGCGAAAGGATCGCAGACAAGAGGGTTAAATTCTCGATAGATtccatatatatgtgtgtatgtatttGAAAGGgctaaaaattgaatttatctTTGTTCACCCTCTgcgtttttaaataaattaaaataaaaaaataaatggaaacgtaatttaaaataaatagaaacatcgtggaaaattttttaataaactaaaaacaCAGGGGCATACAAGATAACATTCACGAGCGACTCACCAAACTAGGGTTTTAGGCTTTATAAATCAATCCCTTCGTTTCGTCTCCTCATTTGGAAAACCAGCAGTCGCCAGTCGCAGGCCAACGTGCGCTCTCCGCtaaggtttttttttgggttcacGTCGCTTATTTGATTTCGATTCAGTTCATAAGTTAACTTTTCAATTTGGATTATAATGTCGTGCTTTTTTTTAGGTAAAAAAGAGTAAATATTTGAACAAACAACAAGAAGACAATGTCAGGGTTAGTACTTACTCTCCTCTTTATCGTGTGCTTCTGTTTTGTGTTTGGCTTCGTGGATTTTGTGAAAGAATAGATTTTGTTTCGTTATCCGAAAGTATCTTGTGTATTATCTTATGTAGCCTAATCCACTTTATTGCTGTATGTTGTTCttggttttgtatttttaatttaatttaatttttttgtatgtAATAGGTAATTAGATTGATTTTATGTATTGGGTTCTTGGGTTTTGAATGAGATGTGTTGGTTTTCTGTTATACGTAGAGATGTGTTTCAGTTCCTTGGCATTGTTGAATATGGCAAATGAAGATTTTGAAACTTGTGAAGATAAGCGTAACTTTGTGATGTAATACTTTTATGAGGGATGATTTAGGAGCTTTGGGTTGGTTACTGACTTTCTGATTTTGATCTCTAATGCTTTGCAGTGATGAGGCTGCCCCTGCTGTTGAGACAGCACCTCCTGCCCCCCTTGGTGAGGCAATGGATCTGATGACGGCTTTGCAGGTTGTGTTGAGAAAATCACTTGCTCATGGTGGTCTTGCTCGTGGCCTTCATGAAGGTGCCAAAGTGATTGAAAAGCATGCTGCCCAGCTCTGTGTATTGGCTGAGGATTGTAACCAACCTGACTATGTGAAATTGGTCAAGGCACTCTGTGCTGACCATAACGTAAGCTTGTTGACGGTTCCCAGTGCCAAGACCCTCGGCGAGTGGGCTGGTGTAAGTATTtaatgcattaaaaaaaaaatttctttaatgttGGACCTGCAgtgttaatttctttgttgGTGATTGTGTTCTTCACtttgcatatattttttttaaaaatcatgatGTTTCTCTAATGTTGCCTGCCTgtgttattttgtttgttggtGATTTTGTTCTTTGCTTTGCGAATCATGTCAGTCTTGAACATAACACACTGTGTCGCTGATGCGCCTCCGGTTTCTTGCTAACCATAGATGCTATGTAATGTTTGCCATGTGGGTGTGAGTTGAGTGACAAAGGCATAATTGTTGTCAATAGAAATACAATCTTATGCAAGTGTTTGTTCGGAGCTCAAGTTGTCATTCACTCTCAGTTGAAATACTTGCAACCAATCTTTTGTGGTGGAATGCATTTTTTGGTAGTGGCAACTAAGTTTGCGCACTTTAATGTTTGACCCTCTCTGTGATACAGTTGTGCAAGATTGACTCAGAGGGAAAGGCCAGGAAGGTTGTGGGTTGTTCCTGTGTTGTTGTGAAGGTAAGAATTGTAATCCATAGAAGCATTTTCATGATGTTTCATTGCAATGGGTTGTCATCTGACCTGGTTTTACATTTGCCTGTTTGTTTTCAGGATTTCGGAGAGGAAAGCGATGGTCTTAACGTTGTTCAGCAGCACATCAAGTCTCACTGAGTAGCAGTGATGGATTCGTAGTtcaacttttatatttatagagaGGGCCTTGTCTTTTTTCTGTCAAATTGTGTTTGGTTGTCTCACTCCAAGGAGATTTTGTGTTCGTTAGTTGCTATTACTTTTAGTACTTTTGTTCCTCAATCCTTTATTGCAACTGAAAACATCAATCCTTTTCTATATTTTTGCTGGATTGAATCTTTTCAAAGTGAAACTCATTTGTGGTTTTGAGCCAAATATGAAACTCAGTACTGTTAAAATTTGTTTCAGCATCGTACTCTACGCGTTCcattatacatttttatagACAATGGATATTAAGTTCACATTTCTTTGTGAGTGCTTGCAGTTGTAGCCATGCTGGCTGGCATCATCAAATCGTTGAGTTTATAAATTGGATAATGAGAATTTAACAGATTGCAGCATACTAATAGGACAATTTAGTTAACGTATTTGAGccatttttaatgaaatcttGTGGGATTTAAATTGAATGGTGGTATGGTagaacaaaattaacaaaacatTAACCGTTGTTACTCTGTTTTAATTGCAATTTCCAAATGGCTAATGGTCAAAGCTACGAGGCAATCATGTATTCTAGTTCGATTGAAGACTAATAGTTAAACGGAAATGAGGGTGCAAAAGCCTGCATAAATGGGTTTTAAAGGGAgatgaattgatgaaaaattgCATTGGATgggtggaaaaataaaatcgtataaaaaaaaaaggaaaagagaaaaggaaaaatgtttgaaaCAGGTCATACTGACGGATGTGAAAGCAACATAGAACAAGGCAAATGATAGAAAAGAATCCGAAACGGGGGTATATTTGTTTTGGTCTCAGTGCTTGCATGCTCCACACTTTGCATGCTTGCTTTAggtgtttttgtttatttgcgAGGTGGGCTAGTTACTAGTTAGTAAAGCAACTGAGCGAGCAACTAAGGCAAGTGCGTGCTAGTGTTTTGTTTAATAAGCTATAAATGAGTCAGTTTCTTCGTGGGTTTTCGATAAAAATCCAAACATTTCATTTTGCAATGACTTGAGGAGGGTAAAAAAAGATGGAGTTTTAGTTGTCTTCCAGGATTTGCTTCTAGGGTTTTTGTGTTTGAGTTAGGAAAGTGAAAATGGGTTCTTcaaagagagagattgagCTTGAGGAGCAACTTAAGGATGCTGGCAACTTGCTTCTCAACCCGCCATCTCCTGTTGATGAAGTTATTAATCTACTTGATGTAAAAATCCcaccttttgtttttgttctttattatcTCTTCATGTAtttgtttctaatttttctgtgttttgaattttattacttgttgtttGGTCAAATGggttttttgttgtttgtcgattaatttcttataaagGTGTAATCTTCtggtgtttttgttttttttttttatgggtcTTTCAATTAGTCCAATGGAATGTGAAATAAGGAGCTATAATTTGGACAGGGTTTATCATTGTTTGTAGGTTTAATGGTTTCATGTTCTTgttataatttgtttgtttagaTCACCCATTTGCATGTTGAATGATAGATAATATAGACTTTTCAGGttgattttctgtttgtgttATGAGCATAGTGAGTGTCGATGATTGTTAGTTTTATGTGGgcttttctttataaattcatGGTGCAATGTTTGGTACTTCGAATGTGTTTATATAGCCtgcattttgttgttttcatgggttgataattgttaattttatgtcTTTCCTTTTTGCAACTGATAATTGACAGGTTTTGGTACTTTCATCTGAtaaatgtttgtttgtttgataaaatgatGCGAATGTTAGCATTGTTAATATTCAAAGTATTTTTGGGCTCTATGTTCATATAATTGTTTATAGTTTAGGTTTTGGCACATTTGATGAATTGATTGTGTTTTAAATCAACTTTTATGTTTGAGTCATAGCTTCTGTATTTCTTCTAATGCATATCTTGACTGTTTTGTTCTGAAATCATTACCCTTTTTGCCCAATTCTTACCAGTTCATTATGTGCCTTCATATAATGTTAAATCCTTTTGGTTCTGTCTCTGTTAGAAAGTTGAGCACTTGCTTGCAAATGTGGAGCAAGCACCATCAAGATCAATGCGAGATGCTCTTCTACCAACAATGAAGGGATTAATTACAAATGATCTTTTGAGACGCTCAGACATGGATGTGAGGTTGTCAGTAACATCTTGCATTAGTGAGATTACCAGAATAACAGCACCAGATTCTCCCTATGATGATGAACTAATGAAGGTAAATTTTAGAACAGTTCTCATTTCTTCACCATGGCATATTGTATTAATCTAAAAATGCAGTGAAATTTCTTCAATACTGTATATGCAGTTAGGTGATTTTTCATAGATTCTTATGTTGCCTGTTTTCCAATTACTTGGTGCACAGGAATTCTTTCAACTGGCTGTATCAGCTTTTGAAAACTTGTCCCATGCATCTGGTCGCTATTATATGAAGGCACTATCCATTCTTGACACTGTTGCTAAGGTTAGGTCATGCTTGCTGATGTTGGACCTTGAGTGCGACAAATTGGTCGTTGAGATGTTTCAACATTTCCTAAAAGTCATCAGGTAAGCTCCTTATTGATggtttttacatttttcttattgtctTCTTGCTTATGCATTTGATTATCTCAATGATTAGAATTATTGCCAACTTCTAGAAATTAAGAATGCTTGACTTGTGGAAGTCTAAGGTTGAACTGAAGTTACAAATTGTAGAacttttcttgattttctttaggAATCTTATATAGCCTGCTCAAACTTATTCAATAATGGGACCATAATATTCTTTCTTGAATATTTGACATATGGAACTAGAATGGTTGGCAAACCGCAAAAGATTATGTTACTGGGTAAGAGCTCAAGTGCTCATTTATAGACTATAGTATTCAAGCTCGAACTTGCCAACTCATGTGAGAAGCATTGACAACCTTAGCACTAATGtaacaataaaaacaacttaatGTCTTGGGTTAATGCAAATGATGCAAATATAAGACTACTTGATCAAACTAGCCTTTGATACAATGTTAAGTTACCAAAAGATTAAGCTAATAGATAGGGGATATTGTactaatttattgttttatatattatcGTGGCAGATGGATCAAGATATAGAATCAGGGATATATATTCAGATGAGTGAATGGCCGTTTCCTGTTTGATTGTTACCTCTAAGATCTCAAGTTTGAACTATGCAATTCATCATTAGTCTTTTGATGCCTCGCTCAGTCAGAATATCTGAAATTTGGATGGTAGTTTCTGGAGGATGGTGAATACTCGTCTCTGTCCATTGTtgtttggttgctgttgacatGTTACCTATGCCACTTTAACGGCTGGAATTGTTATCGAGGGTCCGTGTCTTATTACGTTGTTTAATAATCATTATTGATAGCAGTATGATAGCAGGGGAGCACtgctataaaaaattatcattttttcttgttgattcaaaatataattcataCAAAAACAGTAGCTGCCATTTATTTGGTAAAGAAACCGAGTCAGGAGAAGCTGTCTCACTTTAATTGAGTTGACAATCATCTTGGCAATGAAAAGGTGAAATATTACACGAAATTCAAATGCAAGGGAAAATTTGTCTGTGGTATGTGTTCAGGGAAAACTTAGTTTCATTGTAGTTATCCCTGAGTACATTTTCAGTTTCACGAAGTGCAGCATTGTCTTTGGAACATTATAAGTTGGTAGTCATAGTGTTGGTCTATAGGTGAACCTGTAGTGTTTTGTGATATATAGCGCCACTAAAGTTGTTTGTTATGATGTTCTCAATACATTTGATACatgatttaaaatgaaatgttCTTTGCCTTTCATTTTACTGTAGCAACAGCTGAAATCTTGATGCAGTGCTACATTTCTTACCAACTGCAACCATCTTCTGTACATGATTCTGACAGTGTTTTTGCTGAATTCTAAGGTCCAACCATCCGCATTTTGTATTTGCGGCCATGGAGACAATTATGACCCTTGTCATCGATGAAAGTGAAGATGTTTCCTGGGATCTTCTTCGTATTCTTTTGGCTAGTGTCCGAAAGGAGAATCAGGTAATCATTCTTTCTcctttcccccccccccccccccccccctcttttGATAGTCTCATTAGTTTTCTGATATTTGATTAACCTGGTTTCTTTGTCATTTCAGGATGTCTCTCCTACTTCTTGGAAGCTAGGAGAGAAGGTTTTCACTAAATGTGCTGCTAAGCTTAAAACCAATCTGAAGGAAGCAGTGCAGTCTAGAGGCATTGCGTTGGACGATTATGCTGAGATAGTTGCCTGTATATGTGGAAGTGATGATGAAAACCCTCAGCATGGTCATCTCATTGGTTCTGAGAACCAGTTGGTATGTTAACTTCACTTTCTTTGTAGCCCTATAAATGTGACTGGTTTTCTCTGTGATATTGTCTTATGATCATGGAATTGCATGCATGGAGTGGTTCAGAGTAGATTTAGCACTGATATAGCACTGACATCTTTTGCTGACTTAATATCATGCAAGCTTGTGTCTTTATTATGTTCCTAAAGTTCATTTCAATTCTTAGCTGCTGTCATTTGGActtcttcaatttctcttGGATTTTTGGACAAAATACACTAAGCTGTATGAACTGTTTGAACTTGGAAACGTTGCTGTTTCATATTTCTGCATTTTCCTGCAGtcttttctataatttttaaactctCCGCCTTTCTACTGGGACAAACCCAATGGTTGGGTAGTTTCTTAATGTTCAGTTTTCAAGGTGCAAAAAATCTAAAGGAAGGTTGTCGGCTAGAGAGCATTTGACCGATAAAATGAACTTCTGCAAATGAAATTGGAGAATACTGAAATTCCTAAACTGTGTCAAAGATGTTCATAAAATGTAAAAGCACATGTCTAGAATGGAGCAATAGCCATGTAAGGGCAGCCCAAATGTGGATACAATGTCTTCAGTGAAATGTCcttatatcataatttcaagataaataatgGAAGGATCTTGTGGACATTTTCTTTTGGTATGTTGGTGTTTGTCTCTCATATGTTTGTGTGCTTGAACACTGACACGCTTGGACTTAGGTATTCCCACTGCATCGGTGCCCAGTTCTGCTGTTTTTTTCCAAGTGTTAAGAGTTTAGAGTAGTATTCCCCTTTTCGGGAGCTTGCTCACCTTCTTGAATCTTTGATTATCTTCTGAAAAAAGGGGATCCCTATTTCTCCTCCTCTGAAACAAGCCTTTACTTTCATGTTGATTTTAGTCAAttggggagaaaaaaaattcagaatgGATTCACTAATGCTTATTTGTCCGAAGCTGATTCGGATGGTGCTGAAACCAGCCATCTATTGTTGTTTTAACTTCTGTTCTCTTATATATATCATTCAAACTTTCTTTGGAAGCCATACTAACTTATCTGGCTTATGATTTACTGCATTCATAGCAAACTTGAAGCTAGAGCAGTCTCCATATACATAATCACAACTGTAGATCAGATGTTTTGTTTGATTGCATAAACATGCCTCAGGCAGATTAAACAAGTTGATCATAGTGCAAGTTGAAGTGGGCCTATAATAGTGACATTGATCCCAGAGATATAAGtcttttagttctttttttttttaacccctTTTTTTCTATATTCTTGTATTgtcatcatttttcaaaatgattgtttttgaattatttgtgcTTTTGTTTGCTTCTGTTGATCAGGCAACTAAGGAACCAGATCCTCCCTGCCTCGGAGAAGTTGTCCATGATGTGGATGGTATTTCCAAGTCAGTGACAAGCAATGGAACTGCCGCAAGTAGAAATGAGGACTCTGTTGTAAAAGATAAGCTCTCAAATGTATTAGAGCGGTGCTCTCAAGTTGAGCGTTCCCAAAGTATTGATGCAAAATGTAGTGCTGGACCTGATACTTCGGACTCTTTGAGGAATCTGAAGTCGGAAACTGAGCCAGAGAGTGCTCCAAGAAAAAGGGGTCGGAAACCTAATTCTTTGATGAACCCAGAGGAAGGCTATGACCATTCTTGGATTTCTAGTGGAAGAAAAATTGCCAAAGTACCTGGTCGCAGAAAGTCAGATGATAAGGGAGTTGATTGTTCACCCTCTTTAAACCAAGATTCCAAGAAAGAAGCTCTAAACTTGACAGATAAAATGTTGGATGACCCTACTGCATCACTAAAAAGTGGCCTTCCTGATGGAAGTCATCACAGAAGGGGCCGGACAAAGAAACAAGGAAGCACAGTGAATCAAAATGCtgatcataattccttgtcAGTAAGTCTGAGTACCCGAGTCGAGGAGACAGCCTCAGGTTCTGCAGATTTCAGTTTGAGAAAGAAGCCTGAAGACAGATCTGACACTGAAATAAAACATCGCAAACGCTCAAAGACTAATGAGGAGATAAGTCAACCTCCTGGATATGGAGTTTCAGAAAAGGAAGCTGTGGTTCCAAGTGCTGACAAGGAAAAACCATTGCAACTGTCGGTTACAAAGAAAAGGCGAAGGAGTTTGGTTGTTGCAATTTCAGCTCAAAATATTTCTGAAGCATCTGGTGGTAAggtatgaaatattttaactttttagaGTCGTATTTGgccttataatatatttttttttgggcataaggtctcatttaatttttctcactTGTCAATTACTATatatagaagaagaagacttCTAAGGGTGCAGTTAAATCACCAAATATAGATGAAAATTACTCGGAGGATACTCCTAAAACAGAAATCAAGAGGAAGCATACCTCTGGAAAGGAAGAGGTATGGgtttgttgtaattttattgttgtatttaataattattaatattttattattataatttatctattttgcCCTATAACCTGTAACTTGTCAGTGGACCAGCAAGTTCCTATTCCCTTTGGGTGTTTAACAAATGTGGGTTGTGATACTACTTCTCATCTTGTCTTCATCTCTTATGAATTATATAGAAAAAGTTAATCTCTAAGGCTCGGGCTAAATCATCTGATAGAGATGGGTCTCACTCAAAGGAAACTCCTAAATCAGAAGTCAAGAAGCATTCTGTTGGGAAGGAAAAGgtataaatttgttattattattgcttaacttttaaattattggtGGATCAGCGATGACTACCTAATCTCACATTATCTTCCACTCACATGAATGGTATAGAAGAAGGTGATTTCTAAGGCTATTGCTAAATCATCTAATAAAAATCACTTGGAGGAAACTCCTACAACAGAAATCAAGAAGAAGCTTACTGCCAGAAAGGAAGAGGTAGGGATTTGTCTGTGTTATTATTTTGCTGTATAACTTATTGGTGGGTTAGCAAGTGTTCCTATTCCCCCTtggtatttgataaataattatgatataaGTTTTCATGCTGCCTTCTAATCTTGTGAACTgtatagaagaagaagatttcCAAGGCTGGAGCTAAATCATTTGATGGAAATTGCTCAGCAGAAACTCCTAAAACTGGAGTCAAACGAAAGCATACTGCCGGCAAAGAAATGGTACAAAATTTGGTTTTCCTTTCTGTCCTATAAATTGTAACTTCAAGGTGGtcggtgttttttttttttttaaacctatgttgcttttgttttctttcttctatTTCGTTTGTTCCTTTTCTCCCCAAACCTTTTGTGCCATTGCTTTTGATCTCTGCAATTATAATTCTTCTGGACCATTTGCCTTGTTTACAATAAAGATGTACAGAAAATGCTCAGTTGATTATCAGCATTGCTATTCGTAAATCATTATTGAGAATTATATCAGGTGCTGTATATGCCATTTAGTTCCCCTAATTTAATGGTTGAATTGAATTTGGTTTTACTTTTCCATTGTTTATGGCTTCTGTAGATAGTGTTCCCTGTAGTGCTGTTGAACAGACCGATATATACAGAATTATCTACCGCCATATAtcattttaacataaaaagttATTCATAATCCATATGACAATAAGCATCTTGAAAGTTCATAAGAAGTTTTGACTGCTGATTATCTGTGTGCCACATTAGTGAGAGAGACTGATATGCATATTCCCTCAT
This window contains:
- the LOC102614026 gene encoding sister chromatid cohesion protein PDS5 homolog C-like isoform X2; this encodes MGSSKREIELEEQLKDAGNLLLNPPSPVDEVINLLDKVEHLLANVEQAPSRSMRDALLPTMKGLITNDLLRRSDMDVRLSVTSCISEITRITAPDSPYDDELMKEFFQLAVSAFENLSHASGRYYMKALSILDTVAKVRSCLLMLDLECDKLVVEMFQHFLKVIRSNHPHFVFAAMETIMTLVIDESEDVSWDLLRILLASVRKENQDVSPTSWKLGEKVFTKCAAKLKTNLKEAVQSRGIALDDYAEIVACICGSDDENPQHGHLIGSENQLATKEPDPPCLGEVVHDVDGISKSVTSNGTAASRNEDSVVKDKLSNVLERCSQVERSQSIDAKCSAGPDTSDSLRNLKSETEPESAPRKRGRKPNSLMNPEEGYDHSWISSGRKIAKVPGRRKSDDKGVDCSPSLNQDSKKEALNLTDKMLDDPTASLKSGLPDGSHHRRGRTKKQGSTVNQNADHNSLSVSLSTRVEETASGSADFSLRKKPEDRSDTEIKHRKRSKTNEEISQPPGYGVSEKEAVVPSADKEKPLQLSVTKKRRRSLVVAISAQNISEASGGKKKKTSKGAVKSPNIDENYSEDTPKTEIKRKHTSGKEEKKLISKARAKSSDRDGSHSKETPKSEVKKHSVGKEKKVISKAIAKSSNKNHLEETPTTEIKKKLTARKEEKKKISKAGAKSFDGNCSAETPKTGVKRKHTAGKEMDSEAPALNEQLVGSRIKVWWPMDETFYKGVVDNYDPIKKKHRILYADGDEEILNLKKERWELIKGGSSAEEQETDVLKPDGSSDILPKGKEEIEFELVNEVKASALKRWISRSTPASASKPKAKQSGGGSPAGATINKPINADESKADLPEKESNPKGDDQNSPAKLILKDRKLIFTLNKQQQAVFKGERHNARDGESAVDNPVERSKEAVKGSSSNDFGTIVMDDEK
- the LOC102614026 gene encoding sister chromatid cohesion protein PDS5 homolog C-like isoform X4, with amino-acid sequence MGSSKREIELEEQLKDAGNLLLNPPSPVDEVINLLDKVEHLLANVEQAPSRSMRDALLPTMKGLITNDLLRRSDMDVRLSVTSCISEITRITAPDSPYDDELMKEFFQLAVSAFENLSHASGRYYMKALSILDTVAKVRSCLLMLDLECDKLVVEMFQHFLKVIRSNHPHFVFAAMETIMTLVIDESEDVSWDLLRILLASVRKENQDVSPTSWKLGEKVFTKCAAKLKTNLKEAVQSRGIALDDYAEIVACICGSDDENPQHGHLIGSENQLATKEPDPPCLGEVVHDVDGISKSVTSNGTAASRNEDSVVKDKLSNVLERCSQVERSQSIDAKCSAGPDTSDSLRNLKSETEPESAPRKRGRKPNSLMNPEEGYDHSWISSGRKIAKVPGRRKSDDKGVDCSPSLNQDSKKEALNLTDKMLDDPTASLKSGLPDGSHHRRGRTKKQGSTVNQNADHNSLSVSLSTRVEETASGSADFSLRKKPEDRSDTEIKHRKRSKTNEEISQPPGYGVSEKEAVVPSADKEKPLQLSVTKKRRRSLVVAISAQNISEASGGKKKKTSKGAVKSPNIDENYSEDTPKTEIKRKHTSGKEEKKLISKARAKSSDRDGSHSKETPKSEVKKHSVGKEKKVISKAIAKSSNKNHLEETPTTEIKKKLTARKEEKKISKAGAKSFDGNCSAETPKTGVKRKHTAGKEMDSEAPALNEQLVGSRIKVWWPMDETFYKGVVDNYDPIKKKHRILYADGDEEILNLKKERWELIKGGSSAEEQETDVLKPDGSSDILPKGKEEIEFELVNEVKASALKRWISRSTPASASKPKAKQSGGGSPAGATINKPINADESKADLPEKESNPKGDDQNSPAKLILKDRKLIFTLNKQQQAVFKGERHNARDGESAVDNPVERSKEAVKGSSSNDFGTIVMDDEK
- the LOC102614026 gene encoding sister chromatid cohesion protein PDS5 homolog C-like isoform X5 produces the protein MGSSKREIELEEQLKDAGNLLLNPPSPVDEVINLLDKVEHLLANVEQAPSRSMRDALLPTMKGLITNDLLRRSDMDVRLSVTSCISEITRITAPDSPYDDELMKEFFQLAVSAFENLSHASGRYYMKALSILDTVAKVRSCLLMLDLECDKLVVEMFQHFLKVIRSNHPHFVFAAMETIMTLVIDESEDVSWDLLRILLASVRKENQDVSPTSWKLGEKVFTKCAAKLKTNLKEAVQSRGIALDDYAEIVACICGSDDENPQHGHLIGSENQLATKEPDPPCLGEVVHDVDGISKSVTSNGTAASRNEDSVVKDKLSNVLERCSQVERSQSIDAKCSAGPDTSDSLRNLKSETEPESAPRKRGRKPNSLMNPEEGYDHSWISSGRKIAKVPGRRKSDDKGVDCSPSLNQDSKKEALNLTDKMLDDPTASLKSGLPDGSHHRRGRTKKQGSTVNQNADHNSLSVSLSTRVEETASGSADFSLRKKPEDRSDTEIKHRKRSKTNEEISQPPGYGVSEKEAVVPSADKEKPLQLSVTKKRRRSLVVAISAQNISEASGGKKKKTSKGAVKSPNIDENYSEDTPKTEIKRKHTSGKEEKKLISKARAKSSDRDGSHSKETPKSEVKKHSVGKEKKKVISKAIAKSSNKNHLEETPTTEIKKKLTARKEEKKKISKAGAKSFDGNCSAETPKTGVKRKHTAGKEMDSEAPALNEQLVGSRIKVWWPMDETFYKGVVDNYDPIKKKHRILYADGDEEILNLKKERWELIKGGSSAEEQETDVLKPDGSSDILPKGKEEIEFELVNEVKASALKRSTPASASKPKAKQSGGGSPAGATINKPINADESKADLPEKESNPKGDDQNSPAKLILKDRKLIFTLNKQQQAVFKGERHNARDGESAVDNPVERSKEAVKGSSSNDFGTIVMDDEK
- the LOC102614026 gene encoding sister chromatid cohesion protein PDS5 homolog C-like isoform X1; protein product: MGSSKREIELEEQLKDAGNLLLNPPSPVDEVINLLDKVEHLLANVEQAPSRSMRDALLPTMKGLITNDLLRRSDMDVRLSVTSCISEITRITAPDSPYDDELMKEFFQLAVSAFENLSHASGRYYMKALSILDTVAKVRSCLLMLDLECDKLVVEMFQHFLKVIRSNHPHFVFAAMETIMTLVIDESEDVSWDLLRILLASVRKENQDVSPTSWKLGEKVFTKCAAKLKTNLKEAVQSRGIALDDYAEIVACICGSDDENPQHGHLIGSENQLATKEPDPPCLGEVVHDVDGISKSVTSNGTAASRNEDSVVKDKLSNVLERCSQVERSQSIDAKCSAGPDTSDSLRNLKSETEPESAPRKRGRKPNSLMNPEEGYDHSWISSGRKIAKVPGRRKSDDKGVDCSPSLNQDSKKEALNLTDKMLDDPTASLKSGLPDGSHHRRGRTKKQGSTVNQNADHNSLSVSLSTRVEETASGSADFSLRKKPEDRSDTEIKHRKRSKTNEEISQPPGYGVSEKEAVVPSADKEKPLQLSVTKKRRRSLVVAISAQNISEASGGKKKKTSKGAVKSPNIDENYSEDTPKTEIKRKHTSGKEEKKLISKARAKSSDRDGSHSKETPKSEVKKHSVGKEKKKVISKAIAKSSNKNHLEETPTTEIKKKLTARKEEKKKISKAGAKSFDGNCSAETPKTGVKRKHTAGKEMDSEAPALNEQLVGSRIKVWWPMDETFYKGVVDNYDPIKKKHRILYADGDEEILNLKKERWELIKGGSSAEEQETDVLKPDGSSDILPKGKEEIEFELVNEVKASALKRWISRSTPASASKPKAKQSGGGSPAGATINKPINADESKADLPEKESNPKGDDQNSPAKLILKDRKLIFTLNKQQQAVFKGERHNARDGESAVDNPVERSKEAVKGSSSNDFGTIVMDDEK
- the LOC102614026 gene encoding sister chromatid cohesion protein PDS5 homolog C-like isoform X6, with product MGSSKREIELEEQLKDAGNLLLNPPSPVDEVINLLDKVEHLLANVEQAPSRSMRDALLPTMKGLITNDLLRRSDMDVRLSVTSCISEITRITAPDSPYDDELMKEFFQLAVSAFENLSHASGRYYMKALSILDTVAKVRSCLLMLDLECDKLVVEMFQHFLKVIRSNHPHFVFAAMETIMTLVIDESEDVSWDLLRILLASVRKENQDVSPTSWKLGEKVFTKCAAKLKTNLKEAVQSRGIALDDYAEIVACICGSDDENPQHGHLIGSENQLATKEPDPPCLGEVVHDVDGISKSVTSNGTAASRNEDSVVKDKLSNVLERCSQVERSQSIDAKCSAGPDTSDSLRNLKSETEPESAPRKRGRKPNSLMNPEEGYDHSWISSGRKIAKVPGRRKSDDKGVDCSPSLNQDSKKEALNLTDKMLDDPTASLKSGLPDGSHHRRGRTKKQGSTVNQNADHNSLSVSLSTRVEETASGSADFSLRKKPEDRSDTEIKHRKRSKTNEEISQPPGYGVSEKEAVVPSADKEKPLQLSVTKKRRRSLVVAISAQNISEASGGKKKKTSKGAVKSPNIDENYSEDTPKTEIKRKHTSGKEEKKLISKARAKSSDRDGSHSKETPKSEVKKHSVGKEKKKVISKAIAKSSNKNHLEETPTTEIKKKLTARKEEKKKISKAGAKSFDGNCSAETPKTGVKRKHTAGKEMDSEAPALNEQLVGSRIKVWWPMDETFYKGVVDNYDPIKKKHRILYADGDEEILNLKKERWELIKGGSSAEEQETDVLKPDGSSDILPKGKEEIEFELVNEVKASALKR